A stretch of Myxococcus hansupus DNA encodes these proteins:
- a CDS encoding TetR/AcrR family transcriptional regulator, with protein sequence MATKKRLSGADRRIQLMEVGRGVFASKGYEATSIEEVAQQAGVSKPIVYEHFGAKEGLYAAIVDQAMDDLVTRVSESIATGTPRERFERAVLAFMTYAKEEPAGFAVMTRDSPLAAGRRGLTRVIDDLALRVADIFKVEFVHAGYNPKVAPIYANALVGMVTQVGQWWAEEGRSFSIDHVASHVAALGWMGLRHLPKEPAPSGGRRASKRRGG encoded by the coding sequence GTGGCGACGAAGAAGCGACTGTCGGGTGCCGACCGGCGAATCCAGTTGATGGAGGTAGGGCGAGGCGTGTTCGCCTCGAAGGGTTACGAGGCGACGTCCATCGAGGAGGTGGCCCAGCAGGCGGGCGTGTCGAAGCCCATCGTCTATGAGCACTTCGGCGCGAAGGAGGGGCTCTACGCGGCCATCGTGGACCAGGCGATGGACGACCTGGTGACGCGTGTGTCGGAGAGCATCGCCACGGGCACGCCTCGCGAGCGGTTCGAGCGGGCGGTGCTGGCCTTCATGACGTACGCCAAGGAGGAGCCCGCGGGCTTCGCGGTGATGACGCGCGATTCACCGCTGGCGGCCGGCAGGCGGGGCCTGACGCGCGTCATCGACGACCTGGCGCTGCGGGTCGCGGACATCTTCAAGGTCGAGTTCGTGCATGCCGGCTACAACCCCAAGGTCGCGCCCATCTACGCGAACGCGCTGGTGGGCATGGTGACGCAGGTGGGGCAGTGGTGGGCGGAGGAGGGGCGTTCCTTCTCCATCGATCATGTCGCGAGCCACGTCGCGGCGCTCGGGTGGATGGGATTGCGGCACCTGCCGAAGGAGCCGGCGCCCTCGGGGGGGCGCCGCGCCTCGAAGCGGCGCGGCGGGTAG